Proteins found in one Natranaerovirga pectinivora genomic segment:
- a CDS encoding MarR family winged helix-turn-helix transcriptional regulator gives MEEYYKTLNNLLVGLFNDILQIEEKALLSDNFKDISITDMHIIEAIDIDKPKNMSTVAKKLNITVGTLTIAINNLVKKGYVNRIRSELDRRVVLISLTTKGKRAFLHHLKFHKEMIDETIKNLDGEEVKIFIKALGNITDYFKKKYN, from the coding sequence TTGGAAGAATATTACAAAACTCTTAATAATTTGTTAGTTGGTTTATTTAATGATATATTACAGATTGAAGAAAAAGCATTATTAAGTGATAATTTTAAAGATATTTCAATTACGGATATGCATATCATAGAGGCAATTGATATTGATAAGCCCAAAAACATGTCCACAGTTGCTAAAAAGCTTAATATAACAGTTGGTACATTAACCATTGCCATTAATAACCTTGTTAAAAAAGGGTATGTTAACCGCATAAGAAGTGAATTAGATAGAAGAGTAGTATTAATATCTTTAACGACAAAAGGAAAAAGAGCTTTTTTACATCATTTAAAGTTTCATAAAGAAATGATAGATGAGACAATAAAAAATCTTGACGGAGAAGAAGTAAAGATTTTTATAAAAGCCCTTGGTAATATAACAGATTATTTTAAAAAGAAATACAACTAA
- a CDS encoding spore maturation protein produces MRFVLYISEYLIPLVFIYIVGFGLISKVPLFDEFIEGAKDGFKVVFSIMPTLIGLMVAVGILRASGALDFLTMIITPVTNILKFPSEIVPIALMRTVSSSATTGLVLDLFKTYGPDSLIGRMTSIMMGCTETIFYTLSVYFLAINIRKTRYTITGALLANLAGIVFSVYITYSLFG; encoded by the coding sequence ATGAGATTTGTACTATATATTTCTGAGTATTTAATTCCATTGGTTTTTATTTATATTGTTGGGTTTGGTTTGATTAGTAAAGTCCCTTTATTTGATGAATTTATAGAAGGGGCAAAAGATGGGTTTAAAGTTGTATTTAGTATAATGCCTACACTTATTGGCTTAATGGTAGCTGTTGGTATCCTTAGAGCGTCAGGAGCATTAGATTTCTTAACAATGATTATAACTCCAGTAACTAATATTCTAAAATTTCCATCAGAGATAGTACCCATAGCACTTATGAGAACAGTAAGTTCATCTGCAACTACAGGGCTTGTTTTAGACTTGTTTAAAACTTATGGTCCTGATTCATTAATTGGTAGAATGACATCAATAATGATGGGGTGTACTGAAACTATTTTTTATACTTTATCAGTATATTTTTTAGCGATTAACATTAGAAAAACAAGGTATACCATTACTGGAGCATTATTAGCAAATCTAGCAGGAATTGTTTTTAGTGTTTATATTACATATTCATTATTTGGATAG
- a CDS encoding nucleoside recognition domain-containing protein, translated as MLNYLWAYMIIIGIIVGAFTGNMPEVTQAAIDSSKDAVQLCITLVGVIAMWTGLMRIAEKAGIIRALTRKMRPILRFLFPDIPDNHPAKKYIATNMIANMLGLGWAATPPGLKAMEKLQELNPNKEVASNAMCTFLIINISSVQLLPINIIAYRSQYGSANPAEIIGPALLATMVSTLVGVIFAKLMLRRKKV; from the coding sequence ATGCTTAATTATTTATGGGCATATATGATTATTATTGGTATTATTGTAGGAGCATTTACTGGAAATATGCCAGAGGTTACTCAGGCAGCTATAGATTCCTCTAAAGATGCAGTGCAGCTATGTATTACTTTGGTAGGTGTCATTGCTATGTGGACTGGATTAATGAGAATTGCCGAAAAAGCAGGTATTATTAGGGCCCTTACTAGAAAAATGCGACCTATTTTAAGATTTTTATTTCCAGATATACCAGATAACCATCCAGCGAAAAAATATATAGCAACCAATATGATAGCTAATATGTTAGGATTAGGATGGGCAGCCACACCTCCGGGTCTAAAAGCTATGGAAAAACTACAGGAATTAAATCCTAATAAAGAAGTAGCAAGTAATGCTATGTGTACATTTCTAATTATAAATATTTCTTCTGTACAATTATTACCTATTAATATAATAGCCTATAGGTCTCAATATGGATCAGCCAATCCTGCTGAAATTATTGGTCCAGCACTATTAGCCACCATGGTTTCTACATTAGTAGGGGTAATATTTGCAAAACTTATGTTACGGAGGAAAAAGGTATGA
- the sdaAA gene encoding L-serine ammonia-lyase, iron-sulfur-dependent, subunit alpha — protein sequence MNFSSGEELLAKAQELKHIYNVVMKYESHKSNKNEEDILDKLKLSWHIMQEAIQQGLDKETKGKGHMIGGEALKMKERYTHNNTICGNTMAKAISYGLSTMEVNACMGRIVACPTAGSSGVLPGILLMLKEEYEIPDEKIIKGLLTASGIGIIIGKNASLSGAEGGCQAEVGSASAMAAAAVVEIMGGTPAMALSASAIALQNLMGLICDPVAGLVEVPCQKRNAIGIANGLIASEMALAGIESVIPFDEVVHAMKEVSKLMPSMLRETAQGGIATTPTAKKFEKEIFSQR from the coding sequence ATGAATTTTTCATCAGGTGAAGAATTATTAGCAAAAGCTCAAGAATTAAAGCATATTTATAATGTAGTGATGAAATATGAAAGTCATAAAAGCAATAAAAATGAAGAGGATATATTAGATAAATTAAAGTTAAGCTGGCATATAATGCAAGAAGCCATCCAACAAGGACTTGATAAGGAAACAAAAGGTAAAGGTCATATGATAGGGGGAGAAGCCCTTAAAATGAAAGAAAGGTATACACATAATAATACCATATGTGGCAATACAATGGCTAAAGCCATTAGTTATGGACTGAGTACAATGGAAGTTAATGCTTGTATGGGTAGAATCGTTGCTTGCCCTACTGCAGGATCTAGCGGTGTTCTTCCAGGAATTCTATTAATGTTAAAAGAAGAGTATGAAATACCAGATGAGAAGATTATTAAAGGTTTATTAACAGCAAGTGGTATTGGCATTATTATAGGAAAAAACGCCAGCCTTTCAGGTGCAGAAGGAGGATGTCAGGCAGAAGTTGGTTCTGCATCAGCAATGGCTGCGGCTGCTGTTGTAGAAATTATGGGTGGGACACCAGCAATGGCTTTATCAGCCAGTGCGATTGCATTACAAAATTTAATGGGGCTAATTTGTGACCCTGTAGCAGGACTTGTAGAGGTGCCTTGTCAAAAAAGAAATGCTATTGGAATAGCAAATGGTTTAATTGCTTCAGAGATGGCTTTAGCAGGAATTGAGAGTGTCATACCATTTGATGAAGTTGTACACGCTATGAAAGAAGTATCAAAACTTATGCCATCAATGCTTAGAGAAACAGCTCAAGGAGGTATTGCCACTACCCCTACTGCTAAAAAATTTGAAAAAGAAATTTTTTCCCAAAGATAA
- the sdaAB gene encoding L-serine ammonia-lyase, iron-sulfur-dependent subunit beta, translating into MEEYSIFDMIGPIMVGPSSSHTAGAAKIAYIGYKILGEEVMEVTFTLHGSFASTYKGHGTDKALVGGIMGLLPDDENLKHAFDLAKEKNIVIGFKEGDLGNVHPNTVRIDLTGVTNKKINIIGSSIGAGKIKIINIGNIDIDFTGDYTTLITHHIDQPGIIAKITTILANSNINIAFMKVYRPSKGEMAVMLLETDENIPHSVIEEINKIEKMNSVQLIEKITG; encoded by the coding sequence ATGGAAGAATACAGTATTTTTGATATGATTGGACCTATAATGGTAGGACCTTCAAGTTCTCATACAGCAGGTGCTGCAAAAATTGCTTACATAGGATATAAAATACTAGGTGAAGAAGTGATGGAAGTTACTTTTACATTACATGGCTCTTTTGCAAGTACTTATAAAGGACATGGTACAGATAAAGCATTAGTAGGAGGTATTATGGGTTTGCTACCTGATGATGAAAATTTAAAACATGCATTTGATTTAGCAAAAGAAAAAAATATAGTAATTGGTTTTAAAGAAGGCGATCTAGGAAATGTTCACCCTAATACAGTAAGAATTGATTTAACAGGAGTAACCAATAAAAAAATCAATATAATCGGTTCATCTATTGGTGCAGGAAAAATAAAGATTATTAATATAGGAAATATTGATATTGATTTTACAGGGGATTATACTACATTAATTACCCATCATATAGATCAGCCTGGCATTATAGCGAAAATAACAACAATACTAGCAAATTCAAATATCAATATAGCATTTATGAAAGTGTACAGGCCTAGCAAAGGAGAAATGGCAGTAATGTTATTAGAAACAGATGAAAACATACCACATAGTGTTATTGAAGAAATTAATAAAATAGAAAAAATGAATTCTGTACAATTAATTGAGAAGATAACGGGTTAG
- a CDS encoding AbrB/MazE/SpoVT family DNA-binding domain-containing protein encodes MKSTGIVRKLDELGRITLPIELRRNLHVNEKDPLEIFVDDDKIILKKYEPCDIFTGGMNDLIDYYGKKISKTSIVEMAKLAGLEIKE; translated from the coding sequence ATGAAATCAACAGGAATTGTAAGGAAGTTGGATGAATTAGGTCGTATCACTTTACCTATTGAATTGAGACGTAACTTACACGTAAATGAAAAAGATCCTTTAGAAATATTTGTAGACGATGATAAAATAATCCTTAAAAAGTATGAACCTTGTGATATATTTACAGGTGGAATGAATGATTTAATAGATTATTATGGCAAGAAAATTTCTAAAACTTCTATTGTAGAAATGGCTAAATTAGCAGGTCTTGAAATAAAAGAATAA
- the rsmI gene encoding 16S rRNA (cytidine(1402)-2'-O)-methyltransferase → MIGKLILCATPIGNLEDITIRTINTLKEVDYIAAEDTRHTKKLLNAYDINTPLTSYHEHNKIEKGKVLIQKIKEGKTIALVSDAGTPGISDPGEELVKMCYEEEIIVTALPGAVAGIMALILSGLSTRRFSFEGFLPLENKERNYLIDQLVNETRTIIIYEAPHRLKRTLRDLNQKLGNRKITLCRELTKRYETIIPTDIEGAIEVYNQEDPKGEYVLILEGKPIEEIKEEAQDEWKKLTINEHMDYYFKKGIDKKEAMKKVAKDRGIGKREVYDYLIKD, encoded by the coding sequence ATGATAGGTAAATTAATTCTTTGTGCAACACCCATAGGCAATTTAGAAGATATTACAATTAGAACAATAAATACACTTAAAGAGGTAGATTATATTGCAGCAGAAGATACAAGACATACCAAGAAGCTTCTTAATGCATATGATATCAATACCCCTTTAACAAGTTATCATGAACATAATAAAATAGAAAAAGGAAAAGTTCTAATCCAAAAAATCAAAGAAGGTAAGACCATTGCTTTAGTAAGTGATGCTGGGACACCAGGAATTTCTGATCCAGGTGAAGAATTAGTAAAAATGTGTTATGAAGAAGAAATAATAGTTACCGCATTACCAGGTGCAGTTGCTGGTATTATGGCATTGATTTTATCAGGACTCTCAACACGAAGATTTTCCTTTGAAGGGTTTTTACCATTAGAAAATAAAGAGCGTAATTATTTAATAGACCAACTTGTCAATGAAACAAGGACAATAATAATTTATGAAGCGCCCCACAGACTAAAGAGGACCTTAAGGGATTTGAATCAAAAGTTAGGGAATAGAAAAATAACCTTATGTAGAGAGTTAACTAAAAGATATGAAACCATTATTCCAACTGATATAGAGGGTGCTATTGAGGTTTATAATCAAGAAGATCCAAAAGGTGAGTATGTTCTTATTTTAGAAGGCAAGCCTATAGAAGAAATTAAAGAGGAAGCACAAGACGAATGGAAAAAGCTAACCATTAACGAACACATGGATTATTATTTTAAAAAAGGCATAGATAAAAAAGAAGCCATGAAAAAAGTTGCAAAAGACCGGGGCATAGGAAAAAGAGAAGTATATGATTATTTAATAAAAGACTAG
- a CDS encoding tRNA1(Val) (adenine(37)-N6)-methyltransferase, translating to MSTVGLKANERIDELHINNYKIIQDPNSFCFGMDPILLTGFIDTEIKGRVLDLGTGTGIIPILLEAKTKATELIGLEIQSQSADMASRSVKLNSIENKVSIVEGDIKNADNLFPLSSFDVITSNPPYMVDNNGLKNNNTPKTIARHEVLCTLEDVIRVSSRLVKVGGKVYLVHRPNRLVDIISLFKKYKLEPKRMRLVHPFIDKEPNMLLIEAVRHGGPMMKIEKPLIVYKEKGVYTEEIYEIYGMNKGESNDR from the coding sequence ATGTCTACAGTAGGACTGAAAGCAAATGAAAGAATTGACGAACTTCATATAAACAATTATAAGATAATACAAGATCCCAATAGTTTTTGCTTTGGAATGGATCCTATATTATTAACAGGGTTTATTGATACAGAGATTAAAGGTAGGGTTCTTGATTTAGGGACAGGTACAGGTATTATACCTATACTTTTAGAAGCTAAAACCAAAGCAACAGAATTAATTGGATTAGAAATACAATCCCAAAGTGCAGATATGGCTTCAAGGAGTGTGAAACTTAATTCTATTGAAAACAAAGTTTCAATAGTAGAGGGAGATATAAAAAATGCAGATAATCTTTTCCCTTTATCTAGCTTTGATGTTATAACTTCAAATCCACCTTATATGGTGGACAATAATGGATTAAAGAATAATAATACACCTAAAACAATTGCAAGGCACGAAGTCCTATGCACACTTGAAGATGTCATAAGAGTATCATCAAGATTAGTAAAAGTGGGTGGAAAAGTTTATTTGGTTCATAGACCCAATAGATTAGTGGATATCATTAGTTTGTTTAAAAAATATAAGTTAGAACCAAAGAGAATGAGATTGGTACATCCTTTTATAGACAAAGAGCCAAATATGTTACTAATTGAAGCTGTTAGACATGGAGGTCCTATGATGAAAATAGAAAAACCTCTGATTGTTTATAAAGAAAAAGGTGTATATACAGAAGAAATATATGAGATATATGGAATGAACAAAGGAGAATCTAATGATAGGTAA
- a CDS encoding PSP1 domain-containing protein: MVTVIGVRFRKAGKVYYFDPDSLDIEQGNNVIVETARGIEYGAVVIGKKEIPEEEVVQPLKKVIRLATSEDDEKEKTNKENEKEAFDICVEKITKHKLDMKLIDVEYTFDNNKVLFYFTAEGRIDFRELVKDLAAVFKTRIELRQIGVRDETKMIGSIGICGRSLCCSTHLCEFHPVSIKMAKEQNLSLNPSKISGVCGRLMCCLKYEEETYEELNKTLPDVGDIVKTKDGFSGEVLSVNVLRQKARVLIRKPDEDVEVREYNAMDLKFKKQNKKKKEEDRMEEADLLQLQELEQIEKQEGKLNKK, encoded by the coding sequence ATGGTTACAGTTATAGGAGTGAGATTTAGAAAGGCAGGTAAAGTCTATTATTTTGATCCAGATTCATTAGATATAGAGCAAGGTAACAATGTTATAGTAGAAACCGCTAGAGGTATAGAATATGGAGCAGTTGTTATTGGTAAAAAAGAAATACCAGAAGAAGAAGTTGTACAACCGTTGAAAAAAGTTATTCGTTTAGCAACTAGTGAAGACGATGAAAAAGAAAAAACAAATAAAGAAAATGAGAAAGAAGCTTTTGATATTTGTGTTGAGAAGATAACGAAACACAAGTTAGATATGAAATTAATTGATGTAGAATATACATTTGATAATAATAAAGTGCTATTTTATTTTACTGCTGAAGGTCGTATAGATTTTAGAGAATTAGTAAAAGATTTGGCCGCTGTATTTAAAACTAGGATTGAACTAAGACAAATCGGCGTAAGAGATGAAACAAAAATGATAGGTAGCATAGGTATTTGTGGTAGATCTTTATGTTGTAGTACCCATTTATGTGAATTTCATCCAGTATCTATAAAAATGGCTAAAGAACAGAACTTATCTCTTAATCCTTCTAAAATATCTGGTGTATGTGGTAGATTAATGTGTTGTTTAAAATATGAAGAAGAAACCTATGAAGAGTTAAATAAAACTTTACCTGATGTAGGTGATATTGTAAAAACAAAAGATGGTTTCTCTGGAGAAGTTCTAAGTGTTAATGTATTAAGACAAAAAGCAAGAGTACTTATACGTAAGCCAGATGAAGATGTAGAAGTAAGAGAATACAATGCTATGGATTTAAAATTCAAAAAGCAAAATAAAAAGAAAAAAGAAGAAGATCGTATGGAAGAGGCAGATTTGTTACAATTACAAGAGTTAGAGCAGATTGAAAAACAAGAAGGGAAATTAAATAAAAAATAA
- a CDS encoding DNA polymerase III subunit, which translates to MNTFNDIIGYDDIKEHFRLSIRSSKISHAYIINGQKGMGKKLIGNIFAKTLQCIEEKDNPCNQCTSCKQYDSENNPDVVFVKSTKLKSIGVDDIRSQINQDIYIKPYSYKYKIYMIDEAEKLTEQAQNALLKTIEEPPTYGIIILLVNNIFKLLPTILSRCVVINLKPIEDVKIKKYLIENNNIDEVDANIYVAMSQGIIGRAKELALSDDFNKMRKECVSLLIKLNTLSINEILDRASKIDEYKDRIEEYLDIILTWYRDILVLKSTNTNNKLIHKDYYNYLLKASNDLTYNKIGNTIKKIEETKKMILNNVNYQLSMESLLLNIKES; encoded by the coding sequence ATGAATACATTTAATGATATAATAGGTTATGATGATATTAAAGAGCATTTTAGATTATCTATTAGAAGTTCAAAGATTTCTCATGCATATATTATCAATGGGCAAAAAGGTATGGGAAAGAAACTAATAGGGAATATTTTTGCAAAGACTTTACAATGTATAGAGGAAAAAGATAATCCTTGTAATCAATGTACTTCTTGCAAACAATATGACTCTGAAAACAATCCAGATGTCGTATTTGTAAAATCAACAAAATTAAAAAGTATCGGTGTAGATGATATTAGAAGTCAGATCAATCAAGATATATATATAAAACCCTACAGTTATAAATATAAAATATACATGATTGATGAAGCAGAGAAATTAACAGAACAAGCCCAAAATGCATTATTAAAAACCATAGAAGAACCACCAACATATGGTATAATCATATTATTAGTTAATAATATTTTTAAACTATTGCCTACAATACTGTCTAGATGTGTTGTTATTAATTTAAAGCCTATAGAAGATGTTAAAATAAAAAAATATTTAATAGAAAATAATAATATTGATGAAGTAGATGCAAATATTTACGTTGCAATGTCCCAAGGTATTATTGGTAGGGCAAAAGAATTGGCTTTATCCGATGATTTTAATAAAATGAGAAAAGAATGTGTATCCTTATTGATTAAGCTTAACACATTGTCTATTAATGAGATACTAGATAGGGCATCTAAGATAGATGAGTACAAAGATAGGATAGAAGAATATTTAGATATTATATTGACATGGTATAGAGATATCCTTGTATTAAAATCTACAAACACAAATAATAAATTAATTCATAAAGATTACTACAATTATTTATTGAAAGCTAGCAATGATTTAACGTATAATAAAATAGGCAATACTATTAAAAAAATAGAAGAAACGAAAAAAATGATATTAAATAACGTTAATTACCAGTTAAGTATGGAATCATTGTTATTGAATATAAAGGAGAGTTAA